Genomic DNA from Leishmania infantum JPCM5 genome chromosome 24:
TCGGTGTTTCGTCCTCTCTTCGATTCTCCCTCAGTCTGTCCTTCGCTACAGTCTGTGACCTAATCACGCGTAGAGGCTTCGCATTGTGCTGACGATGAGCTCCGCCTGCTCGGCGTCCAGCTGCTCcgggtcgccgccgcggaggcgtgTGAGACAGGTGCTTATGGCCGCGACAATGTTCGTGCGCACGGCGCACGAGGTGCCGCtcgagacgacgacgaccagTACCGGGATATTGGCGGAGAGCGAGTCGTACAGGTACGACACGAGGCTGTGAtagccgccctcctcttcgtttTCGTCGTCTGTGACAAAGAAGTACGACTCAACGTAGTTGCGCGCCGCCTTCCCGACgatcggcggcagcgcctcgctcgggATCGCCTCCGCCGGTGCGCTCAACGAGAAGGGTGCCTCGACCGCTAattgctgtcgctgctctcgGCAGTCCTGCAGTGCCTTGGAGAGGGCCGCGAAATACACCTCCAACTCTTCGCTAAGAAAGAGCCCGTTGGGGAACCGCGGGTCAGCGCACTGGCACAGCACCACGCGACGCGTCTGGCACAGACGCAGCGTCTGCACGCGGTAGATGGCCACGTTGTTGACTGCTAGCCACACGGCCGGCTCTACGCTGGGGATGCGCACGGGGAAGCTGTCGTCCCACACAATCACGGCAGGAAGGCGGCTCTGCCCccctgttgctgccgccgctgtggaTGTCGTTGGCTTGCTGTCGGCTTGCATGTGCGTGTCCCACTGCTCCATGAGGGCGGGTATGGCGTCGAGTACGAGCTGCAACTTATGCGTTGTCTCCAGAGCATCGGGCAGGCGTTCAAGGGGGTTGCCGCTCAGCCGAACGTGCCGCAGGCACGGCGCCGCTAGGACAGACACCACCTTGCtacggctgctgccaccgcgacCAGGCAGGCTTGTCTGTGTGATCGAGGACGACACAACAGAAGCATCAGGCACCGCTACCATGTTCGACCCCATGCACGTCGCTGTGGCTGACGTCGGAACTCTGAATGTGACAGGGGACGGCTCTACGACAGTGATGGTTGTAGTCCCCACGCTGGTTATGAGGTTGTGGTGCAAGCTCAGCCGCTCCAGGAACAGCGCCTTCGTAACGAGCGAGCCGGGGATGGAGTCGATGCGGTTGTGCGAGAGGTCGAGCCGCACGAGGCGTGGTGCCGCCAGGACCTCTTGCGGAATCGCTTCAAGCCGGTTGAAGGTGACGGCAATGTCCATCAGCATCGAAAAGGtggagaggcgcagcggcgcaaggCGCACGAGTGCATTGTGACTCAGCCGCATTTCGGCAGTCACCTGGTGGAGCCTGTTCAGCTTCTCCAGCGTGGCGGGGGCGGTGAGAGTGACCTGCGCCAACTCCAACTTGGGCTCCTGCGTGAAGAGATGATGCTCTACGGCttcttccaccgccgccgccgccgccgcctcctctttgTGACCGGCGCGACCGCCCACCCAGAGGCGGCCAGCGCCCTCTTCGTCCtctccgtcgctgccgctaccgtcgctgccaccgTATACGTCGCGGCTGTTCATGACGTatgcgctgctcttctccgcgCCAGCACTACCACCGCCAACCTggtcgccggtgccgctgtggcgcgccgtctccacctccttcctgcgcacgcggcgcaacgcgcgcacaccgtGGAAGCAGTCTTTAAGGTTCTTGCCCCGATGCACCGACTCTAGCGCCTTGTCGTACAGCTCGGCAAGCGAtgggagctgctgctgctgtggctgcgctgctgcgctcccaCCGCTGGTGGCGAGCACCGCGAAGATGGACCGTGGGGCGGTGCCAGGTACCGCGCCATGCACGTCAACGTGGCACTCCGCGAAGAACGGatgccgcgtcgccgcaggcagcagcagtcgcttGCTCAAATCCTTCTCCAGCATCTGTGCCAGCAAGTCGCAAAGAGGCTCATCGCCGATTTTCGGAATGGGGACGGGGCTCTTgctcatcagcagcgatCGATGCTGCACGAAGGACGTGGTCGACACCGGCAGCGTACCGCACGCCATCTCGTACACTGTGAGCGCAAAGGCCCAGCTGTCGACCACTTCACCGGACACCTCCTCGCCACGCACCTGCTCTGGACAGCTAAACGCCGGCGTCCCTTCCGCCAGCTTTGTGCGGATTTGGCTGTTGCAGGTCCCGAAGTCAGCGATCTTGACAACGCTGTCACGGTTGACCAGGCAGTTTGCCGGCTTGATGTCGCGGTGGTAGAGAAACTCGGAgtgcaggtgcagcagcccACGAAGGATGTCGGCGCCGTACTGGCGCACCTGCTCGAGAGGCAGCGCCGGGTCACCGAGCACGTGCACAGGACCCTTCTCGCAGTACTCCATGATGATGTACACCTTCTGCGAGTCGACATCCTCAATCACCTCCTTCAGCTTCACCACGTTGGGGTGGCCAATGAACTTCATGACGGCAATCTCCCTCAGAAGGTCATCTTCGCTTATGCCTGCCATGGCGGACTTGACCCGGCTGCGGCCGAGGGTGATGCCGGACATCGCCGCTTTCTTCTGACGCC
This window encodes:
- a CDS encoding putative calcium/calmodulin-dependent protein kinase, coding for MGCSTSTHASPEADEDAPLKRSVYSASRTSDQVVSGRQNSNKDQTNDACTAVSENPSRTRSSSDTEGRAHGRGIGAIHYPNQLGKDECDGGEDEVVVIPPSADKSTRTRFTFPQRTLLNVGSHTQAGDSGERKRNSITASPSSFTAMQRRLSDGSHGHSSFTTMSPAPPDAKETPLQLTQTRALPTAATIPTACLSISPPQRLSIPANSFAGSSASASGAVALPSQEQHQIETPHVNDGGFSIEWDEEDNTPRGRGIPDSTTTESGPCSVTRGMMAPSGSFGIGVGGGWRSKSPKWIDLSRKRSQSTVSLLSLADTPNNPHVLSSGSDFGRDILGGSHVFGGLATGGGSSRPQSGYAMGRDMCVERFDQQRHSNGLAVFCNQPRECALCRNATAAFACEVCDDFFLCENCRFDLEAVCAVHDPTHAILYMQDNHYNSSRTFGGDSIFSLSGDGGVSSLFYNPCFKCKRVIDDVEPVYRCDQCDYIVCQECFIQHEEPGNAMERASSLSAAMAATREEQASCKPLPIESAALVLASGPMPPHEHELKRFQRKSRSNSVHEGAVVTKTRNSGGNKVINDYVVVRQIGHGSYAKVKLVQHVHTQELFALKILRRQKKAAMSGITLGRSRVKSAMAGISEDDLLREIAVMKFIGHPNVVKLKEVIEDVDSQKVYIIMEYCEKGPVHVLGDPALPLEQVRQYGADILRGLLHLHSEFLYHRDIKPANCLVNRDSVVKIADFGTCNSQIRTKLAEGTPAFSCPEQVRGEEVSGEVVDSWAFALTVYEMACGTLPVSTTSFVQHRSLLMSKSPVPIPKIGDEPLCDLLAQMLEKDLSKRLLLPAATRHPFFAECHVDVHGAVPGTAPRSIFAVLATSGGSAAAQPQQQQLPSLAELYDKALESVHRGKNLKDCFHGVRALRRVRRKEVETARHSGTGDQVGGGSAGAEKSSAYVMNSRDVYGGSDGSGSDGEDEEGAGRLWVGGRAGHKEEAAAAAAVEEAVEHHLFTQEPKLELAQVTLTAPATLEKLNRLHQVTAEMRLSHNALVRLAPLRLSTFSMLMDIAVTFNRLEAIPQEVLAAPRLVRLDLSHNRIDSIPGSLVTKALFLERLSLHHNLITSVGTTTITVVEPSPVTFRVPTSATATCMGSNMVAVPDASVVSSSITQTSLPGRGGSSRSKVVSVLAAPCLRHVRLSGNPLERLPDALETTHKLQLVLDAIPALMEQWDTHMQADSKPTTSTAAAATGGQSRLPAVIVWDDSFPVRIPSVEPAVWLAVNNVAIYRVQTLRLCQTRRVVLCQCADPRFPNGLFLSEELEVYFAALSKALQDCREQRQQLAVEAPFSLSAPAEAIPSEALPPIVGKAARNYVESYFFVTDDENEEEGGYHSLVSYLYDSLSANIPVLVVVVSSGTSCAVRTNIVAAISTCLTRLRGGDPEQLDAEQAELIVSTMRSLYA